The following coding sequences lie in one Haematobia irritans isolate KBUSLIRL chromosome 3, ASM5000362v1, whole genome shotgun sequence genomic window:
- the LOC142230982 gene encoding uncharacterized protein LOC142230982 has product MSSKSLLLILAIGLTTATIVSAKRDFRIELLEITHNVSAEITFLKCLNYNITNKRIGDLDVSFSQDIEEMPSKLSLNLYITKSTRSMKVMETQIDICRFLNAKHNNFLSIVAQELRRTSNFPRKCPFLKDVIYSIKNYTINDESYPPFFPKGNFQYDIQLKPNNVREINIRIKGSVSKIDDQ; this is encoded by the exons atgtcttctAAATCCTTGTTATTGATCCTTGCCATTGGTCTAACGACTGCAACGATAGTATCAGCCAAG CGAGATTTTAGAATTGAATTGCTTGAAATCACACACAATGTTTCTGCCGAGATaacatttctaaaatgtttaaattacaACATTACAAATAAACGAATAGGCGACCTTGATGTATCATTTAGCCAAGATATTGAAGAAATGCCATCTAAATTATCATTAAATCTCTATATAACGAAATCTACCCGTTCCATGAAGGTGATGGAAACCCAAATTGATATTTGTAGATTTTTGAATgcgaaacataataattttctaAGTATAGTCGCTCAGGAACTCCGTAGAACTTCTAATTTTCCACGCAAGTGTCCATTTTTGAAG GACGTGATCTACTCAATTAAGAATTATACGATAAATGATGAAAGTTATCCTCCATTTTTtcccaaaggaaattttcaataCGATATACAATTAAAGCCAAACAATGTACGAGAAATTAACATACGAATTAAAGGTAGTGTTAGTAAAATTGACGATCAATGA